One window of Enterobacter sp. RHBSTW-00175 genomic DNA carries:
- the csdA gene encoding cysteine desulfurase CsdA yields MNAFSPAHFREQFPALADAGVYLDSAATALKPLAVIEATEQFYSLSAGNVHRSQFAEAQRLTARYEAARDQVARLLNAESGKNIVWTRGTTEAINMVAQCYARPLLQPGDEIIVSEAEHHANLVPWLMVAGQTGARVIRLPLGADNLPDVARLPELITARSRILALGQMSNVTGGCPDLARAITTAHASGMVVMVDGAQGVVHFPADVQKLDIDFYAFSGHKLYGPTGIGALYGKPELLAQMTPWLGGGKMITEVTFDGFKTQDIPYRLEAGTPNVAGVIGLSAALEWLGETDIVQAESWSRGLATLAEEELKKRPGFRSFRVQDSSLLAFDFEGVHHSDMVTLLAEYGIALRAGQHCAQPLLAALGVSGTLRASFAPYNTKSDVEALVAAVDRALELLVD; encoded by the coding sequence ATGAACGCTTTCAGTCCCGCACATTTTCGCGAACAGTTTCCGGCGCTGGCCGATGCCGGTGTTTACCTTGATAGTGCTGCAACCGCGCTCAAACCGCTGGCGGTTATCGAGGCAACAGAGCAGTTCTATAGCCTGAGTGCCGGTAACGTCCACCGCAGTCAGTTTGCCGAAGCACAACGCTTAACCGCACGCTATGAAGCCGCCCGCGATCAGGTAGCGCGCCTGCTGAATGCCGAAAGCGGTAAAAATATCGTCTGGACGCGCGGAACCACAGAAGCCATAAACATGGTTGCCCAGTGTTACGCCAGACCGCTCCTGCAACCTGGCGACGAGATTATCGTCAGTGAAGCTGAACACCATGCCAACCTGGTTCCCTGGTTGATGGTTGCCGGGCAAACCGGGGCACGTGTCATCAGGCTGCCGCTGGGTGCCGATAATCTGCCCGATGTGGCTCGTTTGCCCGAGCTTATCACCGCCCGCAGCCGGATCCTGGCGCTGGGGCAGATGTCTAATGTCACCGGTGGCTGCCCGGATTTAGCGCGTGCCATTACCACCGCCCATGCCAGCGGCATGGTGGTCATGGTTGATGGTGCGCAGGGTGTTGTGCACTTTCCGGCAGACGTACAAAAACTCGATATCGATTTCTATGCATTTTCAGGGCACAAACTCTACGGGCCGACCGGCATTGGCGCCCTGTATGGCAAACCTGAGCTGCTGGCGCAGATGACACCGTGGCTTGGCGGCGGCAAAATGATTACCGAAGTCACGTTCGATGGCTTTAAAACTCAGGACATTCCTTACCGACTGGAAGCTGGCACCCCCAATGTGGCGGGGGTTATTGGGCTAAGCGCGGCGCTGGAGTGGCTTGGCGAAACGGACATCGTCCAGGCTGAAAGCTGGAGCCGCGGACTGGCAACCCTTGCGGAAGAAGAACTCAAAAAGCGCCCGGGATTCCGGTCGTTTCGCGTTCAGGATTCAAGTCTGTTAGCCTTTGATTTTGAAGGTGTTCATCACAGCGATATGGTGACACTTCTTGCCGAATATGGCATTGCCTTACGCGCCGGACAGCATTGCGCACAACCGTTACTGGCCGCACTGGGCGTCAGCGGTACGCTGCGTGCCTCTTTTGCTCCGTACAATACAAAAAGCGATGTCGAAGCGCTGGTTGCAGCCGTCGACCGCGCCCTTGAATTACTGGTGGATTAA
- the csdE gene encoding cysteine desulfurase sulfur acceptor subunit CsdE produces MTSPALAGHPFGTVITEETLKQTFAPLTQWEDKYRQLIMLGKQLPALSDALRAQAKEIAGCENRVWLGFSATGETLHFFGDSEGRIVRGLLAVLLTAVEGKSAAQLLAHSPLTLFDELGLRAQLSASRSQGLTALSEAVQDAARQAQA; encoded by the coding sequence ATGACTAGCCCCGCTTTAGCCGGACACCCGTTTGGTACCGTCATCACAGAAGAGACGCTAAAACAGACCTTCGCCCCACTTACCCAGTGGGAAGATAAATACCGTCAGCTGATTATGTTGGGTAAGCAGTTACCTGCTCTTTCAGACGCGCTTCGGGCACAGGCAAAAGAGATTGCCGGGTGTGAAAATCGCGTCTGGCTGGGGTTTAGCGCTACCGGCGAAACGCTGCATTTCTTTGGTGACAGCGAAGGCCGTATCGTTCGTGGCCTGCTGGCGGTACTGCTGACCGCCGTCGAAGGCAAAAGCGCCGCGCAACTGCTGGCCCATTCACCCTTAACGCTGTTTGATGAGCTGGGCCTGCGTGCGCAGCTTAGCGCCTCGCGCAGTCAGGGGTTGACCGCGCTTAGCGAAGCGGTGCAGGACGCGGCGCGACAGGCTCAGGCCTGA
- the tcdA gene encoding tRNA cyclic N6-threonylcarbamoyladenosine(37) synthase TcdA, giving the protein MSVVISDAWRQRFGGTARLYGEKALQLFADAHVCVVGIGGVGSWAAEALARTGIGAITLIDMDDVCVTNTNRQIHALRDNVGLAKSEVMAERIRLINPECQVTVIDDFVTAENVAEYMSKGYSYVIDAIDSVRPKAALIAYCRRYKVPLVTTGGAGGQIDPTQIQVADLAKTIQDPLAAKLRERLKSDFNVVKNSKGKLGVDCVFSTEALVYPQADGSVCAMKSTAEGPKRMDCASGFGAATMVTASFGFIAVSHALKKMMAKAERQA; this is encoded by the coding sequence ATGTCTGTGGTAATCAGCGATGCGTGGCGCCAGCGTTTTGGCGGTACGGCACGTTTATATGGCGAAAAAGCCCTGCAACTGTTTGCAGATGCGCACGTGTGCGTAGTGGGGATCGGTGGTGTCGGCTCCTGGGCGGCAGAAGCGCTGGCCAGAACCGGTATTGGTGCCATCACATTGATTGATATGGATGATGTCTGTGTCACCAACACCAACAGACAAATCCACGCTCTGCGGGATAACGTAGGTCTTGCCAAATCTGAGGTGATGGCCGAGCGTATTCGTCTGATCAACCCTGAGTGCCAGGTCACGGTGATTGATGATTTCGTGACGGCAGAAAACGTTGCTGAGTACATGAGCAAAGGCTATAGCTACGTGATTGATGCCATCGACAGCGTGCGTCCAAAGGCGGCGTTGATTGCTTACTGCCGTCGCTACAAGGTTCCGCTGGTGACAACCGGTGGCGCGGGTGGGCAAATCGACCCGACGCAGATCCAGGTGGCTGATCTGGCGAAAACGATTCAGGATCCTCTGGCGGCGAAACTGCGCGAGAGATTAAAAAGCGACTTTAACGTCGTGAAAAACAGCAAAGGTAAGCTGGGTGTGGACTGCGTATTTTCGACAGAAGCGCTGGTTTACCCACAGGCTGACGGGTCTGTTTGTGCCATGAAAAGCACAGCGGAAGGGCCAAAACGGATGGATTGCGCTTCCGGTTTTGGCGCGGCCACCATGGTGACCGCGTCCTTTGGCTTTATCGCGGTGTCGCACGCGCTGAAGAAAATGATGGCAAAGGCGGAACGTCAGGCCTGA
- the mltA gene encoding murein transglycosylase A: protein MKGRWAKYLMTGAMVAILAACSSKPTDRGQQYKDGKLSQPFSLVNQPDAVGAPINAGDFSEQVYQIRSASPRLYGSQNNVYSAVQDWLRAGGDTRNMRQFGIDAWQMEGADNYGNVQFTGYYTPVIQARHTRQGEFQYPIYRMPPKRGRLPSRAEIYSGGLSDSYVLAYSNSLMDNFIMDVQGSGYIDFGDGSPLNFFSYSGKNGHAYRSIGKVLIDRGEVKKEDMSMQAIREWGEKHSEAEVRELLEQNPSFVFFKPQNYAPVKGASAVPLIGRASVASDRSIIPAGTTLLAEVPLLDNNGKFSGQYELRLMVALDVGGAIKGQHFDIYQGIGPDAGHRAGWYNHYGRVWVLKAAAPGGNVFSG from the coding sequence ATGAAAGGACGTTGGGCGAAGTATCTAATGACAGGCGCAATGGTAGCTATTCTTGCGGCCTGCTCTTCCAAACCGACCGATCGCGGTCAACAGTATAAAGACGGGAAATTGTCCCAGCCTTTCTCTTTAGTTAACCAACCCGATGCCGTAGGCGCACCGATTAACGCCGGGGATTTCTCCGAGCAGGTCTATCAGATCCGTAGTGCGTCACCGCGTCTGTATGGCTCACAGAATAACGTTTACAGTGCAGTACAGGACTGGCTGCGTGCGGGCGGCGACACGCGCAATATGCGCCAGTTTGGTATTGATGCCTGGCAGATGGAAGGTGCAGATAACTACGGCAACGTCCAGTTTACTGGCTACTACACGCCTGTCATCCAGGCGCGACACACCCGTCAGGGCGAATTCCAGTACCCTATCTACCGGATGCCACCAAAACGTGGGCGTTTACCGTCCCGTGCAGAGATTTACTCGGGTGGCTTAAGTGATAGCTATGTGCTGGCCTACAGTAACTCCCTGATGGACAACTTCATCATGGACGTGCAGGGCAGTGGTTATATCGATTTTGGTGATGGTTCTCCGCTTAACTTCTTCAGCTACTCCGGTAAAAACGGACATGCCTACCGCAGTATCGGCAAAGTGCTTATCGATCGTGGTGAAGTGAAGAAAGAAGATATGTCGATGCAGGCTATCCGCGAGTGGGGCGAAAAACACAGCGAGGCCGAAGTGCGCGAGCTGCTGGAGCAAAACCCATCCTTCGTCTTCTTCAAACCGCAGAACTATGCCCCGGTGAAAGGGGCAAGTGCCGTACCGTTGATTGGCCGTGCTTCTGTGGCATCTGATCGTTCAATTATTCCGGCGGGTACCACACTGCTGGCGGAAGTGCCTCTGTTGGATAACAACGGGAAATTTAGCGGCCAGTATGAATTACGCCTGATGGTTGCCCTGGATGTTGGTGGCGCTATCAAGGGCCAGCATTTCGATATTTATCAGGGGATTGGCCCGGATGCTGGTCATCGTGCTGGCTGGTATAACCACTACGGGCGTGTCTGGGTGCTGAAAGCGGCAGCACCGGGCGGCAACGTATTCAGCGGCTGA
- the amiC gene encoding N-acetylmuramoyl-L-alanine amidase AmiC — protein MSGSKSTISRRRLLQGAGAMWLLSVSQVAFAAVSQVVAVRVWPSSTYTRVTVESNQVLKYKQFALSNPERVVVDLEGVNLNSVLKGMSAQIRGDDPFIKSARVGQFDPQTVRMVFELKQNVKPQLFALAPVAAFKERLVMDLYPSNATDIQDPLLALLEDYNKGDLQRQVPPAQSGPQPGKAGRDRPIVIMLDPGHGGEDSGAVGKYRTREKDVVLQIARRLKALIDKEGNMRAYMTRNEDIFIPLKVRVAKAQKQRADLFVSIHADAFTSRQPSGSSVFALSTKGATSTAARYLADTQNASDLIGGVSKSGDRYVDHTMFDMVQSLTITDSLKFGKAVLGKLGNVNKLHKNSVEQAGFAVLKAPEIPSILVETAFISNVEEERKLKTAKFQQEVAESILSGIKAYFSDSATLARRG, from the coding sequence ATGTCGGGATCCAAATCAACAATAAGCCGCCGCCGCTTGTTACAAGGGGCCGGGGCGATGTGGTTGCTTAGCGTCAGTCAGGTTGCGTTTGCTGCTGTCAGTCAGGTGGTGGCGGTGCGTGTCTGGCCGTCGTCAACCTATACACGTGTGACTGTCGAATCTAATCAGGTGCTGAAGTATAAGCAGTTTGCGCTAAGCAACCCTGAACGTGTCGTGGTGGATCTCGAAGGTGTTAACCTGAACTCCGTCCTGAAAGGGATGAGTGCGCAGATCCGTGGCGACGATCCCTTTATCAAATCTGCTCGAGTGGGGCAGTTTGATCCGCAAACCGTGCGTATGGTGTTTGAGCTTAAGCAGAACGTTAAACCGCAGCTCTTTGCTCTGGCACCGGTTGCCGCATTTAAAGAGCGCCTGGTGATGGATCTCTATCCGTCGAATGCCACGGATATCCAGGATCCGCTGTTGGCACTGCTGGAAGATTACAACAAAGGCGATCTTCAGCGTCAGGTTCCCCCTGCGCAAAGCGGGCCGCAACCCGGTAAAGCCGGGCGCGATCGCCCGATCGTGATCATGCTTGATCCGGGGCACGGTGGAGAGGACTCCGGTGCGGTCGGGAAGTATCGCACTCGTGAAAAGGATGTGGTGCTGCAAATTGCGCGACGTCTGAAAGCGCTGATCGACAAAGAAGGCAACATGCGTGCTTACATGACGCGTAATGAAGATATCTTTATTCCGCTGAAAGTCCGTGTGGCAAAAGCGCAAAAACAGCGCGCGGACCTGTTCGTGTCTATCCACGCTGATGCCTTTACCAGCCGTCAGCCGAGCGGTTCTTCGGTATTTGCGCTGTCGACAAAAGGGGCAACCAGTACCGCAGCGCGATACCTTGCCGACACTCAGAACGCCTCTGACCTGATTGGCGGTGTGAGTAAAAGCGGCGATCGCTATGTCGACCACACCATGTTCGACATGGTGCAATCCCTGACCATTACCGACAGCCTGAAATTTGGTAAAGCGGTACTGGGCAAACTTGGCAACGTCAACAAACTGCATAAAAACAGTGTGGAGCAGGCCGGTTTTGCGGTGCTGAAGGCGCCTGAAATACCGTCTATTCTGGTCGAAACGGCGTTTATCAGTAACGTTGAAGAGGAGCGCAAGCTCAAAACGGCGAAGTTCCAGCAGGAAGTGGCGGAATCGATATTGTCGGGAATTAAAGCCTATTTCTCTGACAGCGCAACGCTCGCCAGAAGAGGGTAG
- the argA gene encoding amino-acid N-acetyltransferase, whose product MVKERRTELVQGFRHSVPYINAHRGKTFVIMLGGEAIEHENFSSIVNDIGLLHSLGIRLVVVYGARPQIDANLAAHHHEPIYHKHTRVTDAKTLELVKQAAGLLQLDITARLSMSLNNTPLQGAHINVVSGNFIIAQPLGVDDGVDYCHSGRIRRIDEEAIHRQLDSGAIVLMGPVAVSVTGESFNLTSEEIATQLAIKLKAEKMIGFCSSQGVVNDEGVIVPELFPNEAQARVEELEAKSDYHSGTVRFLRGAVKACRSGVRRSHLISYQEDGALLQELFSRDGIGTQIVMESAEQIRRATINDIGGILELIRPLEQQGILVRRSREQLEMEIDKFTIIQRDNLTIACAALYPFPEEKIGEMACVAVHPDYRSSSRGEMLLERIAVQARQIGLSKLFVLTTRSIHWFQERGFTPVDIDSLPESKKEMYNYQRRSKVLMADLG is encoded by the coding sequence ATGGTGAAGGAACGTAGAACCGAACTGGTCCAGGGATTCCGCCATTCTGTTCCCTATATCAATGCCCATCGGGGAAAAACGTTTGTCATCATGCTTGGCGGTGAAGCCATCGAGCATGAAAACTTTTCCAGTATTGTCAATGATATTGGCTTATTGCACAGCCTCGGCATTCGTCTGGTTGTGGTCTATGGTGCGCGTCCGCAAATCGATGCCAATCTGGCCGCACATCATCATGAGCCGATTTACCACAAACACACCCGCGTAACAGATGCGAAAACCCTCGAACTGGTAAAACAGGCCGCCGGGCTTTTGCAGCTGGATATCACGGCGCGTTTATCCATGAGCCTGAACAACACCCCATTGCAGGGTGCGCATATTAACGTGGTCAGCGGCAATTTTATCATCGCGCAGCCGCTCGGCGTGGACGATGGCGTGGATTATTGCCACAGCGGTCGTATTCGTCGTATCGATGAAGAAGCCATTCACCGCCAGCTGGACAGCGGCGCAATCGTGCTGATGGGGCCAGTCGCGGTCTCCGTGACCGGTGAAAGTTTTAACCTCACCTCAGAAGAAATAGCCACCCAGTTGGCTATCAAGCTAAAAGCGGAAAAAATGATTGGCTTTTGCTCCTCACAGGGTGTTGTTAACGATGAAGGCGTAATTGTACCGGAATTATTCCCGAACGAAGCGCAGGCCCGGGTCGAAGAGCTGGAAGCGAAAAGCGATTACCATTCCGGCACGGTGCGTTTTCTGCGTGGGGCGGTAAAAGCCTGCCGCAGCGGCGTGCGCCGTAGCCACCTCATCAGTTACCAGGAAGATGGCGCACTGTTGCAGGAACTGTTCTCCCGTGACGGTATCGGTACACAGATTGTGATGGAGAGCGCCGAGCAAATTCGTCGCGCTACCATCAATGATATTGGCGGTATTCTGGAGTTGATCCGCCCGCTGGAGCAGCAAGGTATTCTGGTGCGTCGCTCTCGCGAGCAGCTGGAAATGGAGATCGACAAATTTACCATTATTCAGCGCGACAACCTGACCATCGCCTGCGCCGCACTCTATCCCTTCCCGGAAGAGAAGATCGGTGAAATGGCCTGCGTTGCCGTACACCCTGACTACCGCAGCTCATCACGCGGTGAAATGCTGCTGGAGCGCATTGCGGTGCAGGCGCGCCAGATTGGCCTGAGTAAATTGTTTGTTCTCACCACCCGCAGTATCCACTGGTTCCAGGAGCGTGGTTTTACGCCTGTGGATATTGATTCCCTGCCGGAAAGTAAAAAAGAGATGTACAACTATCAGCGCCGTTCAAAAGTGCTGATGGCCGATCTGGGATAG
- the recD gene encoding exodeoxyribonuclease V subunit alpha has product MTMQELLLGATEQRLLRQLDVQFAIMVAGEQPAVMLAAAILSRDAGEGHVCLPLSRLVCDDKTPPALQSCFALLGDAVDWQRVLLNSSAVSDGSTPAPLILTGGRLYLNRLWRYELTVARYFSEANAPLPCDEVLLRQTLDGLFTSQEPIDWQKVAAAVALTRRISVISGGPGTGKTTTVAKLLAALIQLSGEQKCRIRLAAPTGKAAARLTESLGGALQKLPLTQEQLALFPNEASTLHRLLGAQPGSQRLRYHAGNPLHLDVLVVDEASMIDLTMMSRLIEALPSHARVIFLGDRDQLASVEAGAVLGDICTYASLGYTTARAQELARLTGCVLAGNDNPLAGALRDSLCLLQKSYRFGSHSGIGQLAAAVNRGDRNATRSVFSGEFDDIEKKSLQNGEEYQAMLDEALQGYQLFLASVQQQRPPEQVIAAFGEYQLLCALREGPFGVAGLNERLEQVLAQKRRITRLPHSRWYEGRPVMISRNDSALGLFNGDIGIALDRGQGLRVWFLMPDGSVKSVQPSRLPEHETAWAMTVHKSQGSEFNHAALILPSQLSPVVTRELIYTAITRARKRLSLYTDERVLVQAIATRTERRSGLSAIFEAS; this is encoded by the coding sequence ATGACAATGCAGGAATTATTGCTTGGGGCCACAGAACAGCGCCTGCTGCGTCAACTCGATGTGCAATTCGCCATTATGGTGGCAGGCGAACAGCCTGCCGTGATGCTTGCCGCAGCCATCCTGAGCCGGGATGCTGGCGAGGGGCATGTGTGTCTGCCGCTTTCACGACTGGTCTGTGATGACAAAACCCCGCCCGCGTTGCAATCCTGTTTTGCTCTTCTGGGTGACGCTGTGGACTGGCAACGCGTTTTGCTCAATTCATCCGCCGTCAGTGACGGTTCAACACCCGCTCCGCTAATCCTTACAGGCGGGCGTTTATACCTGAATCGTCTGTGGCGCTATGAGCTGACCGTCGCCCGTTATTTTAGCGAGGCCAACGCTCCTCTCCCTTGCGATGAGGTACTGCTCCGCCAAACGCTGGATGGCCTGTTTACCTCGCAGGAGCCCATTGACTGGCAAAAAGTTGCCGCTGCCGTGGCGCTGACGCGTCGGATTTCGGTTATTTCTGGTGGGCCAGGTACGGGCAAAACAACCACGGTGGCAAAATTGCTCGCGGCGCTCATCCAGCTGTCTGGCGAACAAAAATGCCGTATTCGCCTGGCGGCACCTACCGGAAAAGCGGCGGCACGTCTGACGGAATCGTTAGGTGGTGCTCTGCAAAAACTGCCGCTCACGCAAGAACAGTTAGCGCTTTTCCCTAATGAGGCCAGCACGCTGCACCGTTTGCTCGGCGCGCAGCCTGGTAGCCAGCGTCTGCGTTATCATGCCGGCAACCCGCTGCATCTTGATGTGCTGGTGGTGGACGAAGCGTCTATGATTGACCTCACAATGATGTCGCGCCTGATTGAGGCATTACCTTCCCATGCGCGCGTCATTTTTCTGGGCGATCGTGACCAGCTTGCCTCCGTGGAGGCCGGTGCGGTACTGGGGGATATTTGCACTTATGCAAGCCTGGGCTACACCACGGCGCGAGCGCAGGAGCTGGCGCGTCTGACCGGATGCGTGCTGGCAGGCAACGACAACCCGCTCGCAGGCGCATTACGCGACAGCCTTTGCCTGCTGCAAAAAAGCTACCGCTTTGGTAGCCATTCGGGTATTGGCCAGCTTGCGGCGGCGGTAAACCGTGGCGATCGCAATGCAACACGCTCGGTCTTTAGCGGCGAGTTTGACGATATCGAGAAGAAATCGCTGCAAAATGGCGAAGAGTACCAGGCCATGCTTGATGAGGCTTTGCAGGGGTATCAGCTTTTCCTTGCGAGCGTACAGCAGCAACGTCCCCCTGAGCAGGTGATCGCCGCCTTTGGCGAATATCAGCTTCTGTGCGCCCTGAGGGAAGGGCCGTTCGGCGTAGCAGGCCTGAACGAGAGGCTGGAACAGGTGCTGGCTCAGAAGCGCAGAATTACCCGTTTACCGCATTCGCGCTGGTATGAAGGGCGTCCGGTGATGATCTCCCGTAACGATAGCGCGCTGGGTCTGTTTAACGGTGATATTGGCATTGCGCTCGACCGTGGTCAGGGCCTGCGTGTGTGGTTCCTGATGCCCGATGGCAGCGTGAAGTCGGTACAGCCAAGCCGTTTACCCGAACATGAAACGGCCTGGGCGATGACGGTGCATAAATCGCAAGGCTCTGAGTTCAACCATGCCGCGCTGATCCTGCCTTCGCAGCTTTCGCCGGTGGTAACCCGTGAACTGATTTATACCGCTATCACCCGCGCACGTAAGCGCCTGTCGCTGTATACCGATGAGCGTGTACTGGTGCAGGCGATTGCCACCCGTACGGAGCGTCGTAGCGGGTTAAGCGCGATATTTGAGGCAAGCTAA